The Aggregatilinea lenta genome includes a region encoding these proteins:
- a CDS encoding bifunctional nuclease family protein, with translation MIKVNIDSIRVSLMSQLRVVILKDPISSKYLPIFIGPCEAEAIAVKLQGMAVERPLTHDLLKAMISELGGQVKHIVVNDLRQDTFFAQIVLDLNGELREIDSRPSDAIALAVRLEVPIYVEDSVMERAGIMPDEEIDGEGAANGEDGEGSGQLSIFEDFVESLDLDDLDSEDDEE, from the coding sequence ATGATTAAAGTCAATATTGATAGCATCCGCGTAAGCTTGATGTCACAGCTTCGCGTCGTGATCCTCAAAGACCCAATCAGCAGCAAATACCTGCCGATCTTCATCGGCCCGTGCGAAGCCGAAGCCATTGCCGTCAAGCTTCAGGGTATGGCTGTGGAACGCCCACTCACTCACGACCTGTTGAAGGCGATGATCAGCGAGCTGGGCGGCCAGGTGAAGCACATTGTCGTGAATGACCTCCGGCAAGATACCTTTTTTGCCCAAATCGTGTTGGACCTCAACGGCGAACTGCGTGAAATCGACTCGCGGCCCAGCGACGCCATCGCGCTGGCTGTGCGCCTGGAGGTCCCCATCTACGTCGAGGACTCCGTCATGGAGCGCGCGGGCATCATGCCCGACGAAGAGATCGACGGGGAAGGCGCTGCCAACGGCGAAGATGGCGAAGGTTCTGGCCAGTTGAGTATCTTCGAGGACTTTGTCGAATCGCTGGATCTCGATGATCTTGATTCGGAAGACGACGAAGAGTAA
- a CDS encoding glycerol-3-phosphate acyltransferase — translation MDLAVIVAIIVVGYLVGSFPTAYVVGRAKGVDIFKVGSGNMGATNVARACGVQYGALVWLWDGLKGALAVLVARMLMPDNAAAASVLAAVAVVAGHNWSFLATIITGSIKGGKGAATASGTFLLLAPTFLVVIVLALAAAVVLLTRYVSLAVLTSVAAAALAILVLIGLNVLEPVYSLYLFVAWMIFIRHRSNIYNLLAGKERRLGDRV, via the coding sequence ATGGATCTGGCAGTCATCGTGGCAATTATTGTGGTCGGCTATCTCGTCGGCTCATTCCCTACAGCCTATGTTGTGGGGCGGGCCAAAGGCGTTGACATCTTCAAAGTAGGCAGCGGCAACATGGGCGCGACCAACGTCGCGCGGGCGTGTGGCGTTCAATATGGCGCGCTGGTGTGGCTGTGGGATGGACTGAAGGGCGCGCTGGCGGTACTGGTGGCCCGGATGCTGATGCCCGACAACGCGGCGGCGGCCAGCGTTCTGGCGGCAGTCGCGGTGGTGGCCGGGCACAACTGGTCGTTCCTGGCGACGATCATCACGGGCAGCATCAAGGGCGGCAAGGGCGCGGCGACGGCCAGTGGCACATTCCTGCTGCTTGCGCCGACCTTCCTGGTGGTGATCGTGCTCGCGCTGGCGGCGGCGGTCGTGCTGCTGACACGCTACGTCTCGTTGGCCGTGCTGACCTCGGTCGCGGCGGCAGCGCTGGCGATTCTGGTGCTCATCGGTCTGAATGTGCTGGAACCCGTCTACAGCCTCTATCTGTTCGTGGCGTGGATGATCTTCATCCGCCATCGCAGCAATATCTACAATCTGCTGGCGGGCAAAGAACGCCGCCTCGGTGACCGCGTTTAG
- a CDS encoding DedA family protein: MADILIWLSDFIKGIVETLGYPGITFVMFAENIFTPIPSELVMPFAGFLVADDKLNLFGIVLAGTLGSVLGAVVIYYIGVWADEPVIRRFLRRYGRYVMVSEDDLNRVLGLFERYGNAIVFFGRLIPIIRSLISLPAGMNRMPLPRFLVFTTLGSGIWTTFLAVAGLILGENWEDIIGYVDQYQKATLVVLVLVAAGFIVMRVREIRSRRASSVTTTAQSKID, translated from the coding sequence ATGGCAGACATACTCATCTGGCTCAGCGATTTCATCAAGGGCATCGTCGAGACTCTCGGCTACCCCGGTATCACCTTCGTCATGTTTGCCGAAAACATCTTTACGCCGATCCCCTCCGAATTGGTGATGCCCTTTGCGGGATTCCTCGTCGCTGACGATAAGCTCAACTTGTTCGGGATCGTGCTGGCGGGCACGCTCGGCTCAGTGTTGGGTGCAGTCGTGATCTATTACATTGGCGTGTGGGCTGACGAGCCGGTCATCCGGCGGTTCCTGCGGCGCTACGGGCGCTACGTCATGGTGTCCGAAGACGACCTCAACCGCGTGCTGGGCCTCTTCGAGCGTTATGGCAACGCGATCGTCTTCTTTGGCCGCCTGATCCCCATCATCCGCAGCCTGATCTCGCTGCCTGCCGGGATGAATCGCATGCCGCTGCCGCGTTTCCTGGTCTTCACCACGCTCGGCTCTGGCATCTGGACCACCTTCCTGGCCGTAGCTGGGCTGATTCTGGGCGAGAACTGGGAAGACATCATCGGTTACGTCGACCAGTACCAGAAGGCCACGCTGGTCGTCCTCGTGCTGGTTGCGGCGGGCTTCATCGTCATGCGCGTGCGTGAAATCCGCTCGCGCAGGGCTTCCTCCGTCACGACGACCGCCCAGTCCAAAATCGACTGA
- a CDS encoding tripartite tricarboxylate transporter TctB family protein has protein sequence MSEQEGGKRARVSLRGRGREILTGQPRDDVPSGEIDAQSLQLTPHEADSLLALDAVPPNAPALADDADLDVAAVPPESESPDEMHAAEDDCSEQDSAAADLLSELIEVDAPPEPLEDLYDVGEPLPEDLTALLGALEDADSLDEPPPEPDTEDSRPYVLPEFDRVEWDTAAWDDAEDPAPRADSLPSPEISGPPPGERLPVAHSYGELAAVVNDDTLRRLVAQIEALQEDLAGALEFEPDAVEAWQRQLFEAHLYLMRSRVNYEAARMAVIGIQTEMSRQRRVRADVMRYRPLLLNYLVGWGIAWIVLMALKGMVIGVADTIGLTLVAAAYYPALFGILGALVGSYLALERHAVRQRDFDPLYITGYLANPLLGGAAGLLTFLAFGLANHNMLDGSATDLERIVLWIAAAVVGLNQSAILQRVVGLFSRSASDPDQST, from the coding sequence GTGAGCGAGCAGGAGGGCGGCAAGCGAGCGCGGGTATCGCTGCGTGGACGGGGGCGCGAGATCCTCACGGGTCAGCCGCGCGATGACGTACCCTCCGGCGAGATCGATGCGCAGTCGCTGCAACTCACGCCTCACGAAGCTGACTCCCTGCTGGCGCTGGACGCCGTGCCTCCGAACGCTCCTGCGCTGGCCGACGACGCGGATCTCGATGTGGCCGCCGTACCGCCAGAGTCTGAATCGCCGGACGAAATGCACGCTGCCGAGGATGATTGCTCGGAGCAGGACAGTGCCGCTGCTGATCTGCTATCCGAGCTGATTGAGGTAGATGCACCGCCGGAGCCGCTAGAAGACCTGTACGACGTGGGCGAGCCGCTGCCGGAAGATCTGACCGCGCTGCTCGGTGCGCTAGAGGATGCAGACTCCCTCGACGAGCCGCCACCCGAACCGGACACCGAGGACTCCAGGCCGTACGTCTTGCCGGAATTCGATCGCGTTGAATGGGATACGGCAGCCTGGGATGACGCCGAAGACCCAGCACCGCGCGCCGACTCGCTGCCCAGCCCGGAGATCAGCGGACCGCCGCCCGGCGAACGGTTGCCAGTGGCCCACAGCTATGGGGAGCTGGCGGCGGTTGTTAACGACGACACGCTGCGGCGGCTCGTGGCGCAGATCGAAGCGCTGCAAGAAGACCTGGCTGGGGCGCTGGAGTTCGAGCCAGACGCGGTCGAAGCGTGGCAGCGCCAGTTGTTTGAGGCACACCTTTACCTGATGCGGTCGCGCGTGAACTACGAGGCCGCGCGCATGGCGGTGATCGGCATCCAGACCGAGATGAGTCGCCAGCGCCGCGTGCGCGCCGACGTGATGCGCTACCGGCCCCTGCTACTGAATTATCTCGTGGGGTGGGGCATCGCGTGGATCGTGTTGATGGCGCTCAAGGGCATGGTCATCGGCGTCGCGGACACGATCGGCCTGACGCTGGTCGCAGCTGCGTATTACCCGGCGCTGTTCGGCATATTGGGCGCGCTGGTCGGTAGCTATCTGGCATTGGAACGGCACGCTGTGCGCCAACGCGATTTCGATCCGCTCTACATCACCGGCTATCTGGCGAATCCGCTGCTGGGCGGCGCTGCCGGACTGCTGACCTTCCTCGCGTTCGGGCTGGCGAATCATAACATGCTCGACGGCAGCGCCACCGATTTGGAGCGGATCGTGTTGTGGATTGCGGCGGCAGTGGTGGGGCTGAACCAATCTGCGATCCTGCAGCGTGTGGTGGGGCTGTTCAGCCGCAGTGCGTCCGATCCCGATCAGTCCACGTAA
- a CDS encoding DnaD domain-containing protein — protein sequence MRGFSGFPPGKTLTVALPNQFFTELLQSIDDLIELKLTLYCFWALHQQDGEYRYVIRREVLDDALFLSGIDADAGTARERAIDAFERATARGTLLHVTVEGVAGPEDLYFLNTTRGRNAIRAIEQGHFTYGGRDCPVALVVERPNIFSLYEQNIGPLTPMISGQLKQAEDEYPAEWIEEAIRLAVERNARSWRYISAILNRWQTEGKDGGQPTQPTEADHYRYIRGEYSDIIDY from the coding sequence ATGCGAGGATTCAGCGGATTTCCGCCAGGCAAGACGCTCACGGTGGCGCTGCCCAACCAGTTTTTTACCGAGCTGTTGCAAAGCATCGACGATCTGATTGAGTTAAAACTGACGCTCTACTGCTTCTGGGCGCTGCACCAACAGGACGGCGAGTACCGCTACGTAATTCGACGCGAGGTGCTGGACGACGCGCTGTTTCTGAGTGGCATCGACGCGGACGCCGGCACCGCGCGGGAGCGCGCCATCGACGCCTTTGAGCGTGCGACCGCGCGTGGCACGCTGCTGCACGTCACGGTCGAAGGCGTCGCCGGGCCGGAAGACCTCTACTTCTTGAACACGACACGCGGGCGCAACGCCATCCGCGCCATCGAACAGGGTCACTTCACCTACGGTGGGCGGGACTGCCCGGTCGCGCTGGTCGTGGAGCGTCCCAACATTTTTTCGCTGTACGAACAAAACATTGGTCCGCTGACGCCCATGATCAGCGGGCAACTCAAGCAGGCCGAAGACGAATATCCGGCGGAGTGGATCGAGGAAGCGATCCGGCTGGCAGTCGAGCGTAACGCGCGCAGCTGGCGCTATATCTCAGCCATCCTCAACCGCTGGCAGACGGAAGGAAAAGACGGTGGACAGCCTACACAACCAACTGAGGCGGATCACTACCGGTATATCCGTGGGGAATACTCGGACATCATCGACTACTGA
- a CDS encoding ATP-binding protein → MGFVTRDVPLDHPDFGKAFPCVCQREVIAARRGTRLRELSNLSAVTDKTFESFLLELPGLNDTQLLTLRTAHSLAADYARDPQGWLLFQGTYGSGKTHLAAAIANDCLARGQDVIFMTAPDLLDHLRSTFGPDSNVEYDDLFEQVRTTRLLILDDLGAESPTAWAQEKLYQLINHRYLNRLNTVVTTNIDPANLDPRVRSRLMDWHLTRLINLSLPDFRRGEPLPEQSSISSLELYADMVFETFHLRQNDLVPKDRHNLQEVYDIALAYAKDPQGWLTLMGGPGTGKTHLAAAIANYRARMGEAAILVTASDLLDYLRAAFGPSSNASYDKRFTELKTIPMLVIDQLDLANPSSWALEKLRQIVNHRYVAHQPTVFTTAQEFNTLDPVIRSRMADVRRNRIFLITVPDFKGGGPAAKRYPGQYAP, encoded by the coding sequence ATGGGCTTCGTCACACGTGACGTGCCGCTCGACCACCCCGATTTCGGCAAGGCGTTCCCGTGCGTGTGCCAGCGCGAGGTCATCGCGGCGCGGCGCGGCACCCGCCTGCGCGAGCTGAGCAACCTCAGCGCCGTGACCGACAAGACGTTCGAGTCCTTTTTGCTCGAACTGCCCGGCCTTAACGACACGCAGTTGCTGACGCTGCGCACGGCGCACAGCCTCGCCGCAGACTACGCGCGGGACCCGCAGGGCTGGCTGCTGTTTCAGGGCACGTATGGCAGCGGCAAGACGCACCTCGCCGCCGCCATCGCCAACGATTGCCTCGCGCGCGGCCAGGACGTGATCTTCATGACCGCGCCCGACCTGCTCGATCATCTGCGCTCCACCTTCGGCCCAGATTCGAACGTCGAGTACGACGACCTGTTCGAGCAGGTCCGCACGACACGCCTGCTGATTCTGGACGATCTCGGCGCGGAAAGCCCGACCGCCTGGGCGCAGGAAAAACTGTACCAGCTGATCAATCATCGCTACCTGAACCGGCTGAACACGGTCGTCACCACCAACATCGACCCGGCCAACCTCGATCCGCGTGTGCGCAGCCGCTTGATGGACTGGCACCTCACACGCCTGATCAACCTCAGCCTGCCGGACTTCCGGCGTGGGGAGCCGCTGCCGGAACAAAGCTCGATTTCCAGCCTGGAGCTATACGCTGACATGGTGTTCGAGACGTTCCACCTGCGCCAGAACGACCTCGTGCCAAAAGACCGGCACAACCTGCAGGAAGTCTATGACATCGCGCTGGCCTACGCGAAAGATCCGCAGGGTTGGCTGACGTTGATGGGTGGGCCGGGCACCGGCAAGACGCACCTCGCCGCCGCCATCGCCAACTACCGGGCGCGCATGGGCGAAGCGGCAATTCTGGTCACCGCCTCTGACCTGCTCGATTACCTGCGCGCAGCGTTCGGGCCATCCTCCAACGCCTCCTACGACAAGCGCTTCACCGAGCTGAAGACGATCCCGATGTTGGTCATCGACCAGCTCGACCTCGCCAACCCGTCGTCGTGGGCGCTGGAAAAGCTCCGCCAGATCGTGAATCACCGCTATGTGGCGCACCAACCAACCGTCTTCACCACCGCGCAGGAATTTAACACACTCGACCCGGTGATCCGCAGCCGCATGGCAGATGTGCGCCGCAACCGTATCTTCCTGATCACCGTGCCCGACTTCAAGGGTGGCGGCCCAGCAGCCAAGCGTTATCCAGGCCAATACGCCCCCTGA
- the dnaB gene encoding replicative DNA helicase produces the protein MSQQDPIFAQPDRLAPHSVEAEEALLGSILINPNALNDVAAFLQADDFFIVRNGWVWETIQRLHERSDEIDYVTVIEELRQQERLEEVGGAAYITYLINHTPSSIYAEAYGRIVERAALRRRLLNSASEIAQLAHEESADINEVVDRAEASLFAVTERRLLRELVPMRIAISDYYDRIENLYERRGEPLGVPTGFTDLDHLLGGLQKSDLAIVAGRPGMGKTSWLLTTALNAARLGRARVAIFSLEMSNEQIVQRLVSSETGINTHKLRLGELDEREWALFVEATANLSSVQIFLDDTPALSPLQMRTKCRRLYSEHGLDLVMVDYLQLMTGGAGRSENRVQEISYISRNLKQIARELNVPVLAAAQLSRAVEQRQDKRPQLSDLRESGSIEQDADIVLFIYRDEVYNENTERPNQADIIVSKHRNGPTGTVTLFFRKELTQFANLKKTDMDLAGF, from the coding sequence ATGAGCCAACAAGATCCGATCTTCGCGCAGCCCGATCGTCTGGCTCCCCACAGCGTAGAAGCCGAAGAAGCGCTGCTGGGGTCCATCCTGATCAACCCGAATGCGCTGAACGACGTCGCGGCGTTTTTGCAGGCCGACGACTTTTTCATCGTGCGCAACGGATGGGTCTGGGAGACGATCCAACGCCTCCACGAACGCAGCGACGAGATCGACTATGTCACGGTGATCGAGGAGCTGCGCCAGCAGGAACGCCTGGAAGAAGTCGGCGGCGCGGCCTACATCACCTACCTGATCAATCACACACCCTCCTCTATTTACGCCGAGGCCTACGGGCGCATCGTCGAGCGCGCAGCCCTGCGCCGCCGCCTGCTGAACTCTGCCAGCGAGATCGCGCAGCTCGCGCACGAAGAAAGCGCCGACATCAACGAGGTCGTGGACCGCGCCGAGGCGTCGCTGTTCGCCGTCACGGAACGGCGGCTGCTGCGCGAACTGGTCCCCATGCGCATCGCCATCAGCGACTACTACGACCGCATCGAGAACCTGTACGAGCGGCGCGGTGAGCCGCTGGGTGTACCGACCGGCTTCACCGACCTGGATCACCTGCTGGGCGGGCTGCAAAAATCGGACCTCGCCATCGTCGCAGGGCGGCCCGGCATGGGCAAGACGTCGTGGCTGTTGACCACCGCGCTCAACGCGGCGCGGCTGGGCCGGGCACGAGTGGCGATCTTCAGCCTGGAAATGAGCAACGAGCAAATCGTGCAGCGCCTCGTCTCGTCGGAGACGGGCATCAACACGCACAAGCTGCGCCTGGGCGAGTTGGACGAGCGCGAATGGGCACTGTTCGTCGAGGCGACGGCCAACCTGAGCAGCGTGCAGATCTTCCTGGACGACACCCCTGCCCTCTCGCCGCTGCAAATGCGGACCAAGTGCCGCCGCCTGTACAGCGAGCACGGCCTCGATCTGGTGATGGTCGATTATTTGCAGCTCATGACAGGCGGCGCGGGGCGCAGCGAGAACCGCGTGCAGGAGATCAGCTACATCTCGCGTAATCTGAAACAGATCGCCCGCGAGCTGAACGTGCCGGTGCTGGCTGCCGCACAGCTCTCGCGTGCGGTCGAGCAGCGCCAGGACAAGCGCCCGCAGCTTTCGGACCTGCGTGAATCGGGCAGCATCGAGCAGGACGCGGACATCGTGCTGTTCATTTACCGCGATGAGGTCTATAACGAAAACACCGAGCGTCCCAACCAAGCGGACATCATCGTGTCCAAGCACCGCAACGGCCCAACCGGCACGGTGACGCTCTTTTTCCGCAAGGAGCTGACACAGTTCGCCAACTTGAAGAAAACCGATATGGATCTGGCCGGATTCTAG
- a CDS encoding ParA family protein, translated as MARTLVIANQKGGVGKSTSVLNLGVALARRGQRVLLIDLDPQAGLTAGLGLDPYTLRRTVYSLLSTPGTSLARVLCTIEDGLALVPANIDLAVADIRLSAAADPATRLRDVLDRSRIPFDVILIDTPPGLGVLTANGLVAADAVIVPVQCQYLAMRGVRGLLDSVERIGQSLNRDLVVGGLFGTLYRVESEHAREVMGELRDVFGPQVFESVIPYDEAAAEAPLAGQAVLDYAPDSPAALAYRALAEEIVP; from the coding sequence ATGGCGCGAACGCTGGTGATCGCAAACCAGAAGGGCGGGGTCGGCAAGTCGACGTCGGTGCTGAACCTGGGCGTGGCCCTCGCACGGCGCGGCCAGCGCGTGCTGCTGATCGATCTCGATCCGCAGGCGGGGCTGACTGCCGGGCTGGGCCTGGACCCTTACACCCTGCGGCGGACCGTCTATTCGCTGCTCTCCACGCCGGGTACATCGCTGGCGCGGGTGCTGTGCACGATCGAGGATGGGCTGGCGCTGGTCCCGGCTAACATCGATCTGGCCGTGGCGGATATCCGGCTGAGCGCCGCCGCCGACCCGGCGACCCGGCTGCGTGATGTGCTGGATCGCAGCCGCATCCCCTTCGACGTGATCCTGATCGATACGCCCCCGGGTCTGGGTGTGCTGACCGCCAACGGACTGGTCGCCGCCGACGCAGTGATCGTGCCGGTCCAGTGCCAATACCTGGCGATGCGCGGCGTGCGCGGCTTGTTGGACAGCGTCGAGCGTATCGGGCAATCGCTCAATCGCGATCTGGTGGTCGGCGGGCTGTTCGGTACGCTGTACCGCGTGGAGTCCGAGCACGCGCGCGAAGTAATGGGCGAGCTGCGCGACGTGTTTGGCCCACAGGTATTCGAGTCGGTCATTCCCTACGACGAGGCAGCGGCGGAAGCCCCGTTGGCGGGCCAGGCCGTGCTGGACTACGCGCCTGACAGCCCGGCGGCGCTGGCATATCGCGCGCTGGCCGAGGAGATTGTCCCGTGA
- a CDS encoding bactofilin family protein has translation MSIFGGRKQDEPPASRPEPKPSAAPATHANASHFSGFETVLGPSTTLFGDLKCQANIRLDGIFEGTLEIDGNVLVGETAKITADIHGKNVSIAGAVRGNVSGRRVQLLRTGRVWGDISATAITTEEGAFIDGKIKMLSHEAGQEYDLSALPLPDEIEQDPSETQAETHETR, from the coding sequence ATGTCGATCTTTGGTGGGCGCAAGCAGGATGAGCCGCCGGCATCTCGACCGGAACCAAAGCCGTCGGCGGCGCCTGCGACACACGCCAACGCCAGCCACTTCAGCGGCTTTGAAACCGTCCTGGGGCCAAGCACAACCCTCTTTGGCGACCTGAAATGCCAGGCGAATATTCGTCTCGACGGCATTTTTGAAGGCACGCTGGAGATCGATGGCAACGTCCTGGTGGGCGAAACGGCCAAGATCACGGCGGATATTCACGGCAAAAACGTCTCCATCGCGGGCGCGGTGCGCGGCAACGTCAGCGGGCGGCGCGTCCAGCTTCTAAGGACGGGTCGTGTCTGGGGCGACATCAGCGCGACGGCCATCACCACCGAAGAGGGCGCGTTCATCGACGGTAAGATCAAGATGCTCAGCCACGAAGCCGGGCAGGAGTACGATCTGTCCGCCCTGCCGCTGCCCGACGAGATCGAACAAGACCCGTCCGAAACGCAAGCAGAAACACACGAAACCCGGTGA